In the Halictus rubicundus isolate RS-2024b chromosome 12, iyHalRubi1_principal, whole genome shotgun sequence genome, CATCCCGATGCATTCAACAACGATTTGATACTTCAAACGTTACAAGATATATTGGCTGGCGTAAAGTGCGAAATACCTGCTTACGACTACAGAACGAACAGTTTGTATGTGTTActgttatttttaaattatatttgttGTCGTGTAGTACCGAGTCCATCAATGGTTTCTTTGATTTTCAGAGTGAAGGATCAGATTACAACCATCTATCCTGCGGATGTAGTTTTATTCGAAGGAATTCTAGTGTTCTATTTTCCAAAAATACGTGATTTATTTCATATGAAATTGTTTGTAGATACAGATTCAGACACTAGATTAGCTAGAAGAGGTAACATTAGAAAAACACATTTGTACCTTGACTTTTTCATACCTATGTTTATGTATACCATAACAATTATAAACTGTTAAGTACATATTTTGAATGATTCCAACAGTGCCGAGAGACATAAACGAAAGAGGAAGAGACTTGGATTACGTATTGAATCAATATATGAATTTTGTAAAACCTGCGTTTGAAGAGTTTTGCCTACCTACAAAGAAATTTGCCGATGTTATAATTCCCAGAGGTGCGGATAATACAGGTAAACAAtagcatacatatatatatatagatatatatacatAGCAATAATGATTACGTGCAAAATATAGTTTCAAGCATATGGTCCTAtacatgtatatacagggtgaatggAAAAAATCAAGAAACGTGTAATTCAATGCAGTTGCAAACAAGATTATGTTGTACGATGAGcttgttaaaaaatgttcaaattttctttctatttcCTAGAATCAACCTGTATGTACGTATATATTTTGTCAAAATATTTGATCATACCGTTTTAATATTCGGTACATAAGTAGAATTATTAACTGAATCATAAACATAAATTATGCATTCTACCATAACTTGGATTCATATTCATCCAATCTGCACCTAATTTATGAGATTCAACGATTGCAgctttataacaataacaatttcACTTGTTTTGTTTATTAAAAGATTAACACTAATATTTTCgtgtttccaaaattttcatgcGTTTGTTGTTCAACACACAATTTAGATGCAGATCTGGAATAATAAGGCAGCTTAAACTTTAATTATTTGTACATGTCTATATAGCTATTTATGGGTGCTGCCTGGTATTAAAGGGCTGCTAAAACATGCTGTCTTTTATGCTAGGACAATGATTAAgttcatttaaaaaagtacATGGTTTGGTTGTTGTATGTTTGCAGTGGCAATAGATCTTATAGTGTACCACATCTGGGACATTTTGCGTTTGAAAAAGGCTGAAAACTCATCCGGGCAGCATCCATACAACTACCAACGTAGGCGTACTTCAACTTTATCTGACACGCTCAGCAGATGATCTAAGCATGATATGCTCACTTATAAGCACCACACTTTTTCATATATATCATACATTTACATATAATCGAGTTTACAATAACCTTCAGACTTTTATTTTATGTACTTAATATTTCTCTATACCTTAATAACACTGTATTTGTATTACGTTTATATATGGAGCAGCAAAAGATATCACTTTTGAAAAGTGTATCACCGCATCCATTGTACCCATGCAtgaggtgaaattaattttacactGTACCAAAAATATCTGAATATTGTAATTCCAATCGAGCATAATTATTCAAGTTTATACTTACGATTAATATAATAGAAAGCTTTGAGTATTACTTACATATACATGAACTTCTGTGAGcatatgtgtatgtatgtgtgtatgtattaTGCATGTTATTAAAGAttgaattcttttttttatatataatgtaCCCTATACTAATTCAGTGCAATTCACGCATCTATATAAACGCAAACTCAAACATTGTACAAGACGATTTAAGTGAGCATAAAGCATTCGTTACTAGCATAATTTTCTAGAATGTGATATTTTTAGTTTAAGTTGGTGCATTATACATATACTATCATACTTGATGTTTAATCGCATTGTCTCGTAAGGTGCTAATCACTTTATACGACGCTCTCATTTCTCGAACgctcaaattattttattcccaCTAAAGATATCATTCTTTTACAGGACATTTACAGTTCGAATTGTGTAATTTGATATGCCATTTGTTTAGATTGTAAAATGgaataataataaagaaattaagGTGACGAAACAAGCAACCTTTAACCATTTACTTATTTTTGATATTTTGTTGCAGTGGCTATAGACTTGATAGTGCAACACATAAGAGACTTCTTAAGCAACAGGGGTAGGGTTACAACTGAACCTGAAATTCCGTTAAACAAAACAGAAAAACTGTCCAAGAGGCCACATTAACTTTTGACAGATTTAGAGCTTGGTAGAAAATAAGTTCAGtaatctttttttcttctttcttttccattACTCCTAATACTCGTGTACGTTTTCATGTAGAGATTCTACATTGAATTAGTGATAATCGAGGTGATATAACGAGATTTTCGGGATATATGCAGTGAACTATTTTTGCGTTATATTTTAACACTGTTCGCAAATATATAGATTCGTAATTACCGTTAAACAATCCGAAACTTTAGGTACAAAGTGTtaatatcaaatattaatataatacattttacTGCGTGCAGACGGCTATACTAATATAGAATAAacctgtaaaaatattttagcaaGAGTTAGGTGTTAAATAACACTACAACAAGGTTtgtgtaatataaatattagtcgacaacaataatataaaaaaattatttttgctgcTGCGATATTTGTTTATTATATAGTTATACACATTGTATACTTAAATATTACATAGGATATAAAATCATGAAGTGCTTAAATataaaagttattattgttattattgtatttatatttaacagTGATTTGTAtaacattaatttattaattaattattgataGTAAAGTTCTAAATTCATACCATCGTGAATTTCATCTGAATTATTAAATTAaggaaaatttgttaaaaatttgacGACATTGTGTGACAATATAAAAGTGTACTTAATATTGAAGGATACAATCTTGTAATTTTATGTGATCCTTGAAAATGGTATACCATTTCTTTAAAACAATCTTTTCCCAATGCGTTCCAGTTTGAGCAgctatcaatttttttaaatcgccTATTGTATCATCCGGATTACACTTAACTCTAACTTTTTTCCCAAGGCGGTCGTTGCATGTTATTTCTAACATTTTCTACTGTCTAGAAACAAGAAAAAGATGATTGTACAAAATAATGTTACTTACACCAATTAGATATAATTCTAAACGGAGTGTCGAGAGTTTATAGGTTATGAACCATCTATGACGATGATGATAATAATAAGTAGTAGTAAcatctattatttttaaaaatatgcattGTACCTAACCTAGACCTTAAGTAGTTTGTAAGAAAGTTTCGAAAagtatgtacatatacacgaCATTATGTCTGTACGATTGTAATAATGATGTGCAATATTTACTTACAGGTTAACgttatattaaagttgttgagAAATAAATGTTCCTTATTTTTACACTCGTAATAAGGGAAAACACTAGAACTTGCTGTTGAAAAACTTGAATATTACGTGCGTATGATGTATCTTTATACGGATTCACAATCAATCTTAGAAAACTGAGAACGATGACCAAACTGCGAAAATGATACGAATAACATTGGCCACGATACACCTACCGATTTCTTTTTCAGCCGATCGAGCCGGAACACGAAATTATGAATCGAGTTTAACTATGTTTCAGGCTTTATTTTATGCACAGTAATTACAAACAGAAGTAAGAACACAAGAGAGCACATCCACAATAACGTTGTAGTGTATATTCTGCCATTAGCAAATCCTCCGTGAACAACGATGGCGGATGCAGCAGATCTTTCCGGCGCTTCTTCTAGTCAGAAGATGTCGTCGAAAGTTTTAAGACAAAAGGCGCAGGAGTTTCTATCCTCGAGGAAATACGCGAACAATTTAGTAGACATAATAGGACAATGGGATGTAAGTTTGAATTTTAAAACCATCTCAAATCAATGAATGTATCGAGTTTCCGAGGTTATGTCGTTTGCTAAAATTCTTGATCACTGTTCATCAGGAATCTACTTCGACCTGTCTGCTTACGATAGAGACAATATTCGTTGATGTTTTAAGAAGAGGCGACATGTATCTTGAACGTACGATAGCTCTCACAATTTCAGGTATGTTCGAACATTTTAGTAGCTTCTCATCGTATGATGTTTGACAACATACACGTCCCTCTGAATCTTTTATCCAATATCGTTGCTATAAACGTACCGTGCATTCATATTTTGTGAAAACATTTGTTTGGGCACAAAATTTAAGCGCGATACGTAGCGTTACGATGttgcaaatatttaaaaacgcAAAATAGTTTTTCCATAAGCTTTCTGAAACAGAGCCAAGTCCGGAAGCAAGATACATCAATTGGTTGAGAAACTGTTACGAAGAAATATGGGAGAAAATACTGTTGTCGATAGAGAAATGTCGACCCGCCATTCAATTACAAGCTCTCACCACTGCTATAAAACTAATGGCGGAGGAAGGAAGATATCCCTTGGAACCAACCGATAATTTGGGATATTATTTCCCGCTTCATCGATTGAAACCTATCCTAATGAGCTTACTGGCACCCGAAAAAGACAATGCCATCTTAATATCTAGATTTCAAGAAATTACAGAGTACCCTGATGCTCTTTATTACACTTGGAAGTGTCTTCCCTCTTTGACTCCTAAAAGGCAGCCGCacgaaatttatataaaaaatttactAGAGCTTATACACAAATCACCATTGCCAAAAAAAAGCGAAGGTACAAATTAAAGCATAATAATCGTTAAGATTTTATAGAATCTTCAAAGAACTTGAAATATAACATGGCATTGAATTTCTGTTCCAGAgtatgaaatgtcagaagatAAAAGTTTATTGTGCAGCGCGCAACAAGGTACAGTAACTAACAtctatattatttttttgcatTAACATTCACTACCTTATATCACTActtttacatttcattttcttgTTATCAGATAGCAGAACTTTTGTGTGGGATCAAGCAGGATGTAGACGCGCGCTTAATAAAGTTTGGGTTTGCGTTATGCATTGGGAATTAACTCCACAGTTGCATAAGCAGTTACTGGTGGTTCTGTTAGAGAGGGTGATGCCACACTTAGAGAAACCTGTTCTATTAACAGACTTCCTTATGGATTCTTTAGACGCAGATGGACCTATCGCTTTACTTGCGTTACAAGGTGTATTTTTACTAGTTACCAAACACAACTTGGAGTACCCAAATATCTTTACGAAACTTTACTCTATGTTCGAACCAGAGATCTTTCACACGAAATACAAAGCTCGTTTGTTTTATTTATCTGATCTTTTTCTCAGTTCGACGTAAGTATCTGTGGTATTAtgaaatgtatatatgtatggtACACTGATATTTACCATGTTCTCCTACTGTTACCAGGCACTTACCTGAAGCATTAGTTGCTGCGTTCGCGAAACGGCTCGCGCGTTTGACTCTTGTCGCACCACCCGAAGATATTCTTATTATATTACATTTCGTTGGGAATCTTCTGCTTCGACATCCTGGTTTGAAACGACTGATCGATCATCCACAAGGTGGAGAGATCACAACAGAGGAGAGTAACGGTGCCGGAGACCCATTCTTGATGGAAGAACGAGATCCATTGTTAAGTAATGCTCTCTTTAGTAGCCTTTGGGAAATCAAAGCTCTACAGTGGCACGTTATACCAAGCATCGCGACCGCTGCGCGTTTTATTCGCGAACCACTTCCGTCGGTCGAATACGATATGGCATCGGCGCTAGAGCGCACCGGAGGACATTTGTTCGATCGTgaattaagaaacaaaattaaagaTATTATGTTAACATTCGAAAGGCCGAATTCTATGGCATTACCGAAAGGTGAAAGATTATTGCAGTATTGGCAGTTAACGGCAATGCACTGACTGGCAATATTAGTATTATGCACCGCGAGTGCATAACGCTTCGTGCAATATGCACCGTTATCGAATGGAATACTGTGTAATTTCGAtgaacaaaaacaaaaagaaatagaaaaaactcTGAGGAAACGAAACAGAAATTTCCGCGGTTTTTCTTGTTATACATTAAGAAAACGTGTAATACGAAGATGTTGCGTacttttgtattatttaaaatctAAAGCTAATTGTAAAGGAATTGATTCGGAATACATTCTTTCACAAGCAACCTGtagatatatatttttagaTTTCCAATCATGCAGCTATCTAGCACAGTAGCTACTTGTTAATACTACCGGTTTTGTTAAACGGAGTCATTTGTATGCATGGATGTGTGATAATAAagtaaaagatattttaatttaatagatCACGCGTGTTTCATTCGGAATTGTAATATCTGCTTGACAAATAACATATACAGGTAAGCATAAATAAAATCTGTAATAAGGTCGTATCAtgatacaattttatattttaaagcaGTATTCAAATTAATCCCTTACTATAATAC is a window encoding:
- the Uck gene encoding uridine-cytidine kinase isoform X2 yields the protein MSIDILTFGIIRVIRIVIRSVPSSGPIQFSIGKRAEKSTTMADMSMNNIAPRKMSFGINGKLNGLENKTPFLIGVSGGTASGKSTVCKRIMEKLGQVDMDHMQRQVVCISQDSFYRDLSPAEKLKAEKGQYNFDHPDAFNNDLILQTLQDILAGVKCEIPAYDYRTNSLVKDQITTIYPADVVLFEGILVFYFPKIRDLFHMKLFVDTDSDTRLARRVPRDINERGRDLDYVLNQYMNFVKPAFEEFCLPTKKFADVIIPRGADNTVAIDLIVQHIRDFLSNRGRVTTEPEIPLNKTEKLSKRPH
- the Uck gene encoding uridine-cytidine kinase isoform X1: MSIDILTFGIIRVIRIVIRSVPSSGPIQFSIGKRAEKSTTMADMSMNNIAPRKMSFGINGKLNGLENKTPFLIGVSGGTASGKSTVCKRIMEKLGQVDMDHMQRQVVCISQDSFYRDLSPAEKLKAEKGQYNFDHPDAFNNDLILQTLQDILAGVKCEIPAYDYRTNSLVKDQITTIYPADVVLFEGILVFYFPKIRDLFHMKLFVDTDSDTRLARRVPRDINERGRDLDYVLNQYMNFVKPAFEEFCLPTKKFADVIIPRGADNTVAIDLIVYHIWDILRLKKAENSSGQHPYNYQRRRTSTLSDTLSR
- the Ubl gene encoding ubiquitin-like protein 5 — protein: MLEITCNDRLGKKVRVKCNPDDTIGDLKKLIAAQTGTHWEKIVLKKWYTIFKDHIKLQDYEIHDGMNLELYYQ
- the LOC143359978 gene encoding nucleolar complex protein 4 homolog B is translated as MADAADLSGASSSQKMSSKVLRQKAQEFLSSRKYANNLVDIIGQWDESTSTCLLTIETIFVDVLRRGDMYLERTIALTISEPSPEARYINWLRNCYEEIWEKILLSIEKCRPAIQLQALTTAIKLMAEEGRYPLEPTDNLGYYFPLHRLKPILMSLLAPEKDNAILISRFQEITEYPDALYYTWKCLPSLTPKRQPHEIYIKNLLELIHKSPLPKKSEEYEMSEDKSLLCSAQQDSRTFVWDQAGCRRALNKVWVCVMHWELTPQLHKQLLVVLLERVMPHLEKPVLLTDFLMDSLDADGPIALLALQGVFLLVTKHNLEYPNIFTKLYSMFEPEIFHTKYKARLFYLSDLFLSSTHLPEALVAAFAKRLARLTLVAPPEDILIILHFVGNLLLRHPGLKRLIDHPQGGEITTEESNGAGDPFLMEERDPLLSNALFSSLWEIKALQWHVIPSIATAARFIREPLPSVEYDMASALERTGGHLFDRELRNKIKDIMLTFERPNSMALPKGERLLQYWQLTAMH